One Eubacterium sp. AB3007 genomic window, TGTATTTCAGGATTATACCAAGGCCCAGGGGGACGCTGTATTTGGGACGTATTACGACGGCGACATACGCGCCTTTGCGAAAGCAGAGAGACCGCTGCTGATGGAGTATAACGTCGTGATGCGGGAGGCTGTGAGTGAGGAACAGGGAAAGAGGTTTCGGGCACAGGCCGAACGTTTGCGCCGGAAGCTGCATCCTTTCTTCTCCGGGGACGAGGGAAGGATCTACGTCCTGTCACGCAACTACATCGGGAAACTGATCCCATACCGCCAGATCAGACAGCCGGAGGGGAATAGGATGGTGCGCGGGATCGGCAGACTTGATCTTGCCGAGGCGGTGCACTGGATCGAGAACATCTACATCGAGGTCATGAGGGGAGTGTGGATGACAAGCGACGAGGAAGACTTTGTGCTGAAGCCCGGCGACCTTGTCATGGAACAGATCGGCACCGGCGCGGGACTTCAGACGTTACTGGACGAGCGCTATGAGGCGCTCCCCGAGGTGGCGGAGGAGAACAAAGACGGCGGATACCATGTGCCGGACAAGCAGCATTGCTCCAAAACCGTAGTGAAGGACGAAAAGGCGCCGATATACAGGATCTCCTGGTCGGACCGCGCGAGAGCAGCGCAGGATCAATACGGAAGACTGGATGTCTGCGTATATCTGGAGCCGGAAATGGCAGAAGCAGGGCGTGACTTTTGGTATTTCTCGGAGAGTGACAAAGAAGAGTTTGAAATGCATCGAGTCCTGCCGGGGGCTACTGAACCATTCGCCTGGAGTGGCGGGAATCTCACCGAAGGTGCTCTATACTATTTTGGTGAGGTGGAGCATGGTGAATAGGCCGTGGTATGACCGGGAGAAGATATGCGAGAGGAGAGAACATGAAACAAGAGACGATTGACCGTATCAGAAAATTTTCGGACGACCGTGATTGGGAACAGTTCCATTCACCGGCGAATCTGGCAAAATCCATCAGCATCGAAGCTGCGGAGCTACTGGAGTGCTTCCAGTGGAGCGATACGCAGTTCGACCGGGAGCATGTGAAGGAGGAACTGGCTGATGTGATCGTATACTGCCAGAATATGCTGGACAAGTTGGAGCTGGACGTGGACGAGATCGTCAATGCCAAGATGGATCAGAACGAGGCGAAGTACCCGGTGGAGAAGGCTTGGGGCAGTGCCGCCAAGTATGACCAGCTGTAGGAGGAAGAAATAGTATGCGCATTAGGTGGAAACGAGGGGTAATTCTTATGATTGCGGCGTGGATGGCTTTGTTGGCAGGGTGCTCCTCGAATGAGGGGAACTATCAGCAGATCTCCCAGGAGAAAGCGGCGCAGATGATGGAGCAGAAGGACGGGCATGTCGTGGTCGACGTGCGCCGGCAGGAGGAATACGATGCCGGACATATCCCAGGCGCGATCCTGCTCCCAAACGAGAGCATCGGGACAGAGCCGCCGAAGGAGCTGCCTGATCGGGAGCAGATCATTCTGATCTACTGCCGCAGCGGGAATCGCAGCAAGCAGGCTGCACAGAAACTGGCGGACATGGGATACACCAACATCTATGAATTTGGCGGGATCAACACCTGGCCTGGCGAGATCGTGACAGAGGAACCCGCGGCGGGCAGCGAGATGAAACTAATGATCGGGAGCCGGTCGGTGCCGGTCATCTGGGAGAAGAACCGCTCCGTCGATGCGTTGCGTGCGCTTGTCAAGGACAAAGCCCTGACGATCCGGATGAGCATGTACGGAGGTTTTGAGCAGGTGGGGCCGATCGGACAAAACCTTGTGAGCGACGACGAGGAGATGACCGCCGGGGCGGGCGATATCGTCCTGTATTCCGGTGATCAGATCGTGCTGTTCTACGGATCCAATTCCTGGAGTTACACCAGGCTTGGCCATATGGATCTCTCGGAACAGGAACTGAAGACCCTGCTGGGGAACGGTGATGTTGAGATCAGGATCGAGGTTGGAGAAAATGATTGATTGGAACAACAACGGAAAGATCGATCCGGAGGAATTCGTTCTGACGGATATCATGTTGGAGGATGCGGAGAAGGATGCCGCTGACGCGGATACCACCCAAAGGACTGGCCGGAGCAAAGGTGCCGGCTGCCTGGGATTGTTGATCCTGGCGGTGGTGGTTGTGGTTGGTATTCTGCTTTGAGCGTCGTATCGCTCAAGAAAACGGGGGTGAGGGTGTGAATGCCAAGCGAGGCTTTGTGCCAGAGGATGTGAG contains:
- a CDS encoding nucleotide pyrophosphohydrolase, which gives rise to MKQETIDRIRKFSDDRDWEQFHSPANLAKSISIEAAELLECFQWSDTQFDREHVKEELADVIVYCQNMLDKLELDVDEIVNAKMDQNEAKYPVEKAWGSAAKYDQL
- a CDS encoding cyclophilin-like fold protein; translation: MIAAWMALLAGCSSNEGNYQQISQEKAAQMMEQKDGHVVVDVRRQEEYDAGHIPGAILLPNESIGTEPPKELPDREQIILIYCRSGNRSKQAAQKLADMGYTNIYEFGGINTWPGEIVTEEPAAGSEMKLMIGSRSVPVIWEKNRSVDALRALVKDKALTIRMSMYGGFEQVGPIGQNLVSDDEEMTAGAGDIVLYSGDQIVLFYGSNSWSYTRLGHMDLSEQELKTLLGNGDVEIRIEVGEND